In Brachypodium distachyon strain Bd21 chromosome 2, Brachypodium_distachyon_v3.0, whole genome shotgun sequence, one genomic interval encodes:
- the LOC100828381 gene encoding G-type lectin S-receptor-like serine/threonine-protein kinase At2g19130, giving the protein MARRRGRCSAAALWLLGFMLLRGAPSRAADTVAVGRPLSGRQTLVSKRGKFALGFFQPDNSRQNWYIGIWYNQISKHTPVWVANRNAPTSDPASSQLSISDDGNVVLVDKHDANKAPIWSTNLTNIASGSNTVGIILDTGNLVLADASNTSVVLWQSFDHFGDTWLPGGKLGRNNRTGEVTRLFAWKSFDDPATSVFSLELDPDGTSQYLLNWNGTREYWTSGTWNGHMFAAVPEMMASNASPMSLYTFDYVEGKEGSYFVYDVKDDDAAVVTRFVVDVTGQIKFLTWVESVGDWILFWSQPKAQCDVYALCGAFSACTEKSLPSCSCLRGFRERRLSAWMQGDHTAGCARDAELRQQCGGGVVHGAMPKGNNDGFYAMPGVKLPSDGQGVAAAASGGECEAACLAKCACTAYAYNGSCWLWHGGLINLQVQDTGSGGGTIMIRLAASEFSTTGHAKKLTIILVVVAAAVAVFSVLVLALVLRSRNRSRVRAARRVEGSLMAFTYRDMQSVTSNFSEKLGGGAFGSVFKGSLPDATATPVAVKKLEGVRQGEKQFRAEVSTIGTIQHVNLIRLLGFCSDRAHRLLVYEHMPNGSLDKHLFRSNDGHGIGSILSWKTRYRIALDIARGMEYLHEKCRDRIIHCDVKPENILLDGAFAAKVSDFGMAKLVGRGFSRVLTTMRGTVGYLAPEWITGAAVTAKADVFSYGMVLFEIVSGRRNVEQREDGGAVDFFPSMAVSRLHGGGEMKSVVDGRLGGEVDVDQVERACKVACWCVQDDEGARPSMGMVVQVLEGLVDVSVPPIPRSLRVLGDPPSYVKFFSGLPSI; this is encoded by the exons ATGGCGAGGCGACGTGGAcggtgctccgccgccgcgctttGGCTCCTTGGCTTCATGCTTCTGCGAGGAGCCCCGTCGCGCGCCGCCGATACTGTCGCCGTCGGCCGCCCGTTGTCCGGCCGGCAGACGCTGGTGTCCAAGCGCGGCAAGTTCGCACTCGGTTTCTTCCAGCCAG ATAACTCCAGGCAGAACTGGTACATCGGCATTTGGTACAACCAAATCTCGAAACACACCCCGGTGTGGGTTGCCAATCGGAACGCCCCAACCTCCGACCCAGCATCCTCACAGCTCTCCATTTCAGACGACGGCAACGTAGTCCTCGTCGACAAACACGACGCCAACAAGGCTCCGATCTGGTCTACAAACCTCACCAACATCGCCTCGGGCTCGAACACAGTCGGCATCATCCTCGACACGGGCAACCTCGTCCTGGCAGACGCGTCCAACACATCCGTCGTGCTATGGCAGAGCTTCGACCACTTCGGCGACACGTGGCTCCCCGGCGGCAAGCTGGGCCGGAACAACCGGACCGGCGAGGTCACACGCCTATTCGCGTGGAAAAGCTTCGACGACCCGGCCACAAGCGTCTTCTCCCTGGAGCTGGACCCGGACGGCACGAGCCAGTACCTGCTCAACTGGAACGGCACCAGGGAGTACTGGACGTCGGGCACCTGGAACGGCCACATGTTCGCGGCCGTGCCGGAGATGATGGCCTCCAACGCGTCCCCGATGTCGCTGTACACCTTCGACTACGTGGAAGGCAAGGAGGGGAGCTACTTCGTGTACGACGTCAAGGACGATGACGCCGCCGTGGTCACGCGGTTCGTGGTGGACGTGACGGGGCAGATCAAGTTCCTGACGTGGGTGGAgtccgtcggcgactggatcCTCTTCTGGTCCCAGCCCAAGGCGCAGTGCGACGTCTACGCGCTCTGCGGGGCCTTCAGCGCCTGCACCGAGAAGTCGCTGCCGTCGTGCAGCTGCCTCCGCGGGTTCCGTGAGCGGCGGCTGAGCGCGTGGATGCAGGGCGACCACACCGCGGGTTGCGCCCGGGACGCCGAGCTGCGGCAgcagtgcggcggcggcgttgtcCATGGCGCGATGCCGAAGGGGAACAACGACGGGTTCTACGCGATGCCTGGCGTGAAGCTGCCGAGCGACGGGCAGGGCgtggcggctgcggcgagTGGTGGCGAGTGCGAGGCCGCGTGCCTTGCCAAATGTGCCTGTACCGCGTACGCTTACAACGGCAGCTGCTGGCTCTGGCACGGAGGCCTCATCAACCTCCAAGTCCAGGACACGGGGTCCGGAGGCGGAACCATCATGATCCGCCTGGCCGCGTCCGAGTTCTCTACCACCGGGCACGCGAAGAAACTGACCATTATCCTCGTCGTCGTTGCGGCAGCTGTGGCTGTCTTCAGTGTCCTCGTCTTGGCCTTGGTTCTGAGATCAAGGAACAGATCAAGGGTGAGGGCGGCGAGGAGAGTCGAAGGCTCCCTGATGGCGTTCACGTACCGCGACATGCAGTCCGTGACGAGCAACTTCTCCGAGAAgctaggcggcggcgccttcgGGTCGGTGTTCAAAGGCTCGCTCCCGGACGCCACGGCCACGCCCGTCGCGGTGAAGAAGCTGGAGGGCGTCCGTCAGGGGGAGAAGCAGTTCCGAGCAGAGGTGAGCACCATCGGCACGATCCAGCACGTGAACCTGATACGGCTGCTCGGGTTCTGCTCGGACAGAGCACATAGGCTGCTCGTGTACGAGCACATGCCAAACGGCTCTTTAGACAAGCACCTCTTCAGGTCCAACGACGGCCATGGCATTGGCAGCATCCTGAGCTGGAAGACCAGGTACCGGATAGCTCTGGACATCGCGAGGGGGATGGAGTACCTGCACGAGAAATGCAGGGACCGCATCATACACTGCGACGTCAAGCCCGAGAACATCCTCCTGGACGGCGCGTTCGCCGCCAAGGTGTCCGACTTCGGGATGGCGAAGCTCGTGGGCCGCGGCTTCAGCCGCGTGCTGACGACGATGCGGGGAACCGTCGGGTACCTGGCCCCGGAGTGGATCACGGGCGCGGCCGTCACGGCCAAGGCCGACGTGTTCAGCTACGGCATGGTGCTGTTCGAGATCGTGTCGGGCAGGCGGAACGTGGAGCAGcgggaggacggcggcgccgtggaCTTCTTCCCGTCGATGGCCGTCAGCCggctccatggcggcggcgagatgaAGAGCGTGGTGGATGGGCGGCTTGGTGGAGAAGTTGACGTGGATCAAGTGGAGCGGGCTTGCAAGGTGGCGTGCTGGTGCGTGCAGGATGACGAGGGCGCCAGGCCCAGCATGGGGATGGTGGTGCAGGTTCTTGAGGGGCTCGTCGATGTCAGTGTGCCGCCGATCCCGAGATCGCTCAGAGTGCTCGGAGATCCGCCCAGCTACGTCAAGTTCTTTTCAGGGTTGCCGTCGATCTGA
- the LOC112270768 gene encoding protein FAR1-RELATED SEQUENCE 5-like produces the protein MCAALPCFLPFQGRSYCLRPSASLLAMESNMQILMNEEGFTTPIKKASVPLVCSYFIPECEEKLKPKVGMTSEGLKAVEEFYKSYAHHSGFGFRIGQQKKLDNELVRSKRYMCNREGFKSENGNEIIDPSVKRRKNTATRCGCDAHIFVKLCVTDTYKIESWVEHHNHSLVSPDKRNLIRSNRQVSERAKNTLYTCNKASIGTCQAYRLLQVSEGGFSNVGCTKRDLQNYYRDLKYKIRNADAQMFVSQLARKHEANPSFFYDFVVSEEGKLMYVFWADATTRKN, from the exons ATGTGTGCTGCACTGCCCTGTTTTCTCCCGTTCCAAGGCAGATCATATTGCCTAAGGCCTTCAGCATCATTATTGG CAATGGAATCTAACATGCAAATACTCATGAACGAGGAGGGATTTACTACACCCATAAAGAAAGCAAGTGTTCCTTTAGTT TGTTCATATTTTATACCTGAATGTGAAGAGAAATTGAAGCCTAAAGTAGGAATGACATCTGAAGGACTAAAGGCTGTGGAGGAGTTCTACAAGTCTTATGCACATCACTCTGGTTTTGGATTTCGTATTGGACAACAAAAGAAGTTGGACAATGAGTTAGTTCGTAGTAAACGTTATATGTGTAACAGGGAAGGATTCAAGTCTGAAAATGGTAATGAGATTATTGATCCATCAGTGAAAAGACGTAAGAACACAGCCACAAGATGTGGTTGTGATGcacatatttttgtgaagTTGTGTGTAACTGACACCTACAAGATAGAATCATGGGTTGAACACCACAATCATAGTCTCGTGTCACCTGATAAGCGTAATTTGATCAGATCAAATCGTCAAGTTAGTGAGAGGGCAAAGAATACATTGTACACATGCAACAAAGCAAGTATAGGCACCTGCCAAGCATACAGGCTCCTCCAAGTCAGCGAGGGTGGATTTTCAAATGTTGGATGCACGAAGAGGGACTTGCAGAACTACTATCGTGACCTCAAGTATAAAATCAGAAATGCAGATGCCCAAATGTTTGTGTCTCAGCTAGCTAGAAAGCATGAAGCTAATCCATCATTTTTCTATGATTTTGTGGTGAGTGAAGAAGGGAAGTTGATGTATGTGTTCTGGGCAGATGCCACAACTAGGAAGAACTAA